TTCAGGTTGTTGAGGTAGAGGTCCCGAATGTTTATTATCCGGCATGACTTGGGCAGGCTCTGGAAGGGCGGGTTCAGGCCGGGGTCGGGGTCGTGGCCGAGGCCTAGGCCTAGGCCTAGGCCTCTGTGCAGAGGGTTGAGTCGGTGGGGCTGGGTTTTTAACTTTATCTTGTGGACAATTGTCACCATCCAAAATTTTCTTAAGCTTATGAAGTCCGCCATCGTCGTCTCGAAGAGAATCAATTACGCCATTCCAATTTCGCAGCAGAGTTTTCGCATTCATTTTCCATTTTTCATGATGTTGAAAACCAAAAATGAATCCATAGGGAAAGAAATGTTCCGTAAAGTAGGCCCCAAGTCCATCGGTAGGTCTATGGTCATCGACATGTAAAGTCGTACTAATATTCTTCAAATTCGTTCGCACTGCCTCCAAATTACCTCTCAACCAATCTGCTGTTTTCGTCGCAAAATCCCTCGTCTTAAGCAATGAAGTGGGCAGTGATTGACCGGTGTGATTAAAAGTTTTATCAGTGAATAATGTGTTTATTTGAAATTGTTTAAGTTTCGAACAATGCTGTTTCAATTGACCCCAATTTATGCATTTTCCAGGACGTTTAATTTGTAAATCGGTATTCAAAGTTTTTATTAAATCTCCGCCGTCAGTAGATTTTTCGGCATTCACTAAATCGCAAAAAGTTCCGACCAAACCAATAGCGTTTGCGGTGTTAGGAATCTTGACGCCATAATTTTGGGACAATACCGACGTGGAGAATACGTGGCGGAAAAAATTGTCATTTTGCTTTTTCACAATATTGGTAAGGTCGATGGCCATGTTGAAACCCTGAGGATAAGCAGAATAATCATAATATCGCAGTTCTCTATCAACTTTACCGAATCCGCCAGGTATTATTCCACCGTTGTCAGAGCCTGATCGATCATATAGATACTTATCAAGATCACCGCCACTATTAGGGTACCAGTAGCTCTCGCTGAACGCCCCAGGCCAGTCATACTCCCAACCTCCGCCGCCAAGTTTCGAAAAGTTCGGATTTATGCAATACTCCAAAAAATACATCGCGGAGAGGAACTTAGGGAGGCATTCTAAAAGGGCATCGACAATTTCTATCACATTGGCGTTACTTTTGATTGAGTTGGAAGAGCTTACTGCTTGTTTAGGAATTTCCTGCTTCACCAATTTTTTATAGAATTTATTTACGTTGGACACGAAAGTTGACAACGCCGTTTGCATTTTACTTTTGTCAGCATTATTATAATAGTTACTGATACGATTATGTAATTGCGCTGCAATCTCGGCGTGCTTTTTGTTTTCGGTGTTCAACCAATAAAAAAATATAAGGCAGTCCCTGAGACTTCTGAAATAAAATTTGTTGGCCGACGCCATTATGGATACAAATAGCAAGAACACAAAATGCTAATACAAATGCGCCAACATGCGCTTATAAATTTTTACGGCTGGTGTCCACGACCATGCGAACCAGGAAACACTCGTGCGATCGCACCTCTCAGGTGACGCCGTCAACAAATAGAATATGGCTCGACATGTGCGTTAAGTGAGAATGCTAAAAAGTTATTCGCTATGTGATTACACTACGCATAATATTAAAACAGTAAAAGACTCATCTTGCCCTCACAAAACCCACTAGACAGGACGATTATCTTATAAACATCCCACCTACCTGAGGCGGGGGGATTTCGCAAACGCAGTTGTCTATCAAGGACGGAACCTGACTAGCATGACAAGGTGGAGCACAGTTGGTAAACAGCTCACACCATTATGTTTTTGAATGGGAGAGAGTACGCCTCTCCTAACTCCGCACCTtgccgccgccaagccGTCTCTCTAAGGCGCTAGGGGAGCACCCAGGTATCCGTCACCAACCACTCCCGCAAAATATCACAACGGCGCGTTTCTCACCACATAAACGCCACACTCAGCAAGTCGTAGTTAGACTGATGAGCCTACCCCACATTCATGTCTACATTATGTTTTTGATGTTGTAAATTCAAACTTAGAGTAATGCATCAAATTAGTTACCTTTGAAACAGCGCCACGTCTCTAACTCCACACTGCTATATCCTTGAATGCGTCACGCTTTACTCAGCTCCCACCTGTTGTGGGCTTGGAGACATCCACTTACCAACGCTTCGCACTTCGATTAACCACCCAACTCCATTTGTTGGCACTCAACCACATGTATGATCATCATCTCTATATAGTCACTATTGAAGCGCGACACGACTTTATGTGACGTAAGGTCTAATATCGCAGCCACGATGAGATCAGTCACCCGATTCAACTGAGAGTTCCTGAAAGCCATTCACCTACATCTGTAACTCACCCCTTCTCCAACATTTTTGTCATCATATTACTGATTAAGATGCCAACATGCGAAATTAGAGGGGGTTGTTGTCGCCCATCCCATCAACCTGTGGGCTGTTACTGAGTCCGGTAACACCAATACAGTTGCGGTTCGCGTTTACCAATATGGCTTACCGCAACATCACATAACATCTTATAGAGTGTACCGTGAGCACGTGACGATGAGTGAAGGCAGTAGGCGTGTGTTTCGCAACCCATTGTTCGACACGGCCAAATACCGAATGGTGGTCGCTCACCAACATTTGTGAAATCAGTGCCGTCCAATTCTATCTACCAGGTATTACTCATTGTGACGTATCAAAGGCGTTGTCAGTTTTTGGAATTGTGACCGTACATGGAGATGTCTGTGTCTCACCTCTCGTACTTACACAGGACCAACCGAATGACCAAGACTTGGTGAGACGTAAGTTCCTTCAAGTTTAGTACGCAGGCACAATACTTCACGCCTAAATTATTAACACGTAAATGTGTTATTGGATTTACAACGACAGCAATGTCAACAAACAACTATGATACCACTGGAGACACAAACCAACATAACGACCAACATGAACTGACAATTAAATTGCCTAATTGCAATATGAGTTACCAAATGTGGGTTCAGTATTACTtggcgtagtagttctcgatctgtATGGTAGACAGTATAGCGCCCTCAATGGtcacgcagcggcactGTCGTACAAGGTGTTACCTCTCTGCAACTCAAGGCATACAACAAACGGGACACAATACTGGCAGGGCTACAGAGGAATAGTGTCACTAGCCCGGGAATAGAAACAACAAACGAAGGAAATTTGGTGGAGATGGAGACTTGCAATATGAGGATGTCCAAGGAACTGTTGAAGCTCGGAGAGAGGGCGTTCACGTACCAAACAGGATTAGAGGTGGTATTTCTTTGTTAAAGGATGTGACTCCCAGATTTCATTACTACCGTGTGAATGACGATTGTTGACGAACaggatggatgcccgcatggatgccACCAATTACGCTTGTCACCAGCACGACATGAAACCCGCAAGCCAGACAGCAGCGTGCGGCGCTGCCATGGTAAAATCAAACACCTGCCTGACGCAAGTATCCAAATATCACACAAAACGCAGATTAACGACGGAAAAAAAAATTTTCATAATCAAGGTCTATATATTATGTGAGGGAGATCTGTCGGTTGCTGAGTCTTACTGTCTCTCGCTATCACTCGTAACACAGATGCGTCACGAATATGAAATACATCTTGAACTGATTCATGTAGATTTCCTTCTGACAACGTGACAAAAGTGCCGAAGCCGTAAACTGCATCCGACTTCGCATCAAACAATTTCTCAACGAGAAACACCAAGTCACCAAGTGTTAATTTCCGATGCTCTTTCTCCTCAATTGGTAGTCGAATCGCGTTAGTTAGAGTTGGCGCGACTGCCATCTTTTGAATGGTGATGTAGTCCCACGCAGAAAATACCACACCCTTAAGCAGCGCCATTTCACTGCTGACTTCGCTCAACTCGGGAAAGTTTGCATGGTTTGCTATGTACTTCATTATGCTGAGATTGAAAAAATGATTACGAAGCCCGTGTTGTATATTCTTGTTTCGCTGGTAATCAACTAACCTCAAAGACGCTACTATTTTGGATAAGGCCAAAAGGCCAGAGCTGTTGTGATCAACGGCAAACCAAAGATGACCGTCTGACTTCGCATATGATATATTGCTTTCCTTAATAGTCTCTTTGCTTAACATGCCCCACGGAACTTGCCCGTCCTTCACCGGCACGTCATCGATTAAAGGAATAGCCTTATAAACTTCTAGCATAGCCATAGATGCAGCTATGCCAACAGTTGTGGAAATCGCAGGTACAATACGCTTAGCCATTTTTACAATAGTGGACATGTCCTTTTGGCCAATACCAAAATTGTACGCTCGCATATTGCTGGCTGCGAAGAGGTACATGCGATCACTTCCATCATTTTCGTTGAATGATAATGGCTGCAACTCCAGTTTGCCTTCCTGGCGCAACAATTTAGTCACGCCGACATCAGCAAAAAGCCTTTTTACAGCATCAACGCACATGATGAATTTTCGGTCATTTATCGGTATTTTCATCGCCTTAAAGTGAGATTCGATGATGCTTACTGCGCTTTTCATAAGTGTATTTGGGTAATCAAGCTGTCTACGTGGGCATAACCTCACAGAACGCATGGCACGCCTTTTAACGTTGGCCATGGCATCGATTAACATCTTCTTTAGGGGAAGATCCAACTTGAAATGCGCCGCATACGCTTTTGAAGCCCACTCATGAGGTGTTATTGTGGATGATAGAAGTTGGGAATTGCCCACTATCGATTCGATGACGTTTACGAAGTGCTTTTCTCCCAACTGCAAAGCAGATCTGATGGTACCCAGGGGGTTGATGTAGAATTTGTAAAATACATCATGCTGCTCTTTAAATAGCCACGAATATAGCTCAATAGCGTAGAACACAGCATCCTCTATGGTCTTAGGTACCCCTTTTACGGAGCAGCTGGCACCGGCGTCTAAGGAGGCTTCCGACCCAACAGTTGAGCTATACGTTTCAGTAAAATATGGCACGGATATGAACGTGCTGCACTGCATGCCATGTATCCCAGCCTCTACAAAAATGTGCGAATTCTCCACGGCATAGTTATCCATAAGCAACCTTGCATGTATATTATCCACTGCGGACAAGAAAATTGTGTTTTTGACTGAGGAGTTCGATGCCATTCGGAATTTCTCTGTGAATGCGATGCCCTTTGGGGTGTAATTTGGAAGACTACGGTTCGTGATACGTTGCAGATTCTTTACAGCTGCCTCAGCTTTGTTGCTTCCGACATCCGCCAGTGTGAAAAGGTTTTGCCGTGTCAGATTGGAAACATCTACCACATCGTCGTCCAGGACAGTTACATGCTCCACACCCATACGGGCTAGCATTTTGAGATATTCACACCCAAGTGCCCCTGCCCCTACTAATAAATATCCGCACTTGTTGGGTAGTTGTATGTGTGCCTTCGCATCCCCAATAGATATACCCACCCCATTTTTGGGAAATATATCGCTTCTGTCTACCACTATTACGTCTGCGGGTGTAAACATGGAAGTCAACCCCTTAATCGCCTCCTGTGCTGCCAGTGACCCTGCGCATATTGTAAATGATTTGTGTTAAACTCACCCAGTAGTGTGACGATGGCTGGTGCCTCAATATGCCTCAGTGTTGAAAACGTTTTAATCACGCGCTCATCCACATTAGGGTAGAGCATCTTGCAGGATTCAGCGAACCAAGTATCATTCACTTCTTCGTTGTCACCCGTTGGCTGCGTCCGACTCCCCTGCGCCGCCATAAGAGCTgctgcgacggcggcgacctTCTCATTAAATGCATTTTCTTCAGCAGGAGCTATAACTAGTCGCGCAGGACTTATGGTGTTTTCGCGAAACAAACGCAAGAATGATTCCCACAATCCGGGTTTCGTTCCGAACAATCCTTTAACCAAGTTCCCCAATGCAACGAATCGAAAGGTGGTTGGCGTATGCAGCTTTCGAACGTAGAATCCACATTTGGGCCACCCCCTTGTATCCGCATTAATGAAAATTTTAATAGCTTGATCGCTGATCGGTTCTACCTTAAGTACCTGGGTGTCAATAATAAGCCTGTCCGTGTCGATGGCGTCGCCTTCATTGTCATGCATGAGATACTTTGGCAAGGATATGCGTATAATATCACCTGGCGCATACTGCAATATATCCTTATCTGCCGATACGTCTATGGCAGAGTGTTCGCCGCCGGTAGACAAGGTGGCTTGATGCTCTGCATTTTGCATGTCCGAGGTTGCCTGAACTCggtgttggtcaccaaaATCAGACAGCACTAGGCCATACACACCTATTGAAGTCACGTATATGAACTTCTTTTTGTTCCTTGCAACTTTGTTTACCTCTATTGCCTTGTGTACGGACTGGTCCACAAAGATAACTGCATGGTGGCACAACTTATCATAATCAGGCTCCTTCTCCAGTAGTTTCAAGTTTGCATCAGGTTGTAAGAGTAACGCCTGTGATACTACATCTTTAGAGCGCCCGGATTCGGCGTCCCAAATCTCCACGGCACCTACACCTGACCTGAGAAGGTGTGTAATGATCTCTGAAGAAACTTTGGAGGCTCCGACCAGCAGTACCCTTGATTGACGAAGTGATTCCACCCCTTCGTCGCTGACAACCATAGAGACTCTTGAGAATCTGCTATTGTACCCGTCATTTTGTTTGATTTGCTCCAATTGACGCGGTGGACACCCCGGAGCGGCCGGTACATCTTTGCAACTGCGATGATTGATGCTACACAACCTTCCCCCGCCGAAATGGGCTGACAACTGTTTTTCAAACGGTCTTCTGTTCCATCTACCGGCATGGACCGCCGAAATGACGGCTGTTGCAACCCATAACCTCAAAGTTAGAGATAACAAGGTTGGCGGCGCTGTTACGTTATCTACACGCCTTACAACTGGCGGAAACAGAATCATCGCTATGTACTACATATTTACACATTTACATGTCGATTTACATGTTTAGTAACGGATGGAAGGTCGTACACACTACACCGTAAGCACGCTGCAACGCAGCTAACAGCTTCATTTAAAAATAAACTGTCTATTTGTCCTGCAAATAGTTATTTTCTTGCAGGTACACTCTGGCTCGTTGTGTGGCTATTGAGACCTTGTTTAGCAGTTTCACTGCTTGGCTGTCGTCGACCTCCAGCTTTGTGAGCGTGACTTTTGCATCCTCTTCCACTTTCTTTAGCTTCTCCACATCATCTTCGTCTATAAACGAAATTGCCACGCCGCTCTTCCCTGATCTTGCCGTTCTCCCGACCCTGTGTATGTAATCCTCCGTGGTTCCCGGGAAGTCGAGATTGACGACAAACGAGACCGCCTGGATGTCAATACCTCTCGCAACCAGGTCTGTGGCAACTAGGATTTTGGAGACACCAGTTCTGAACTTTGCGAGGCAGGCGTTTCTCTTCCGTTGTTTCATGAGCGAGTGTATACACGTGGCCTTGAAATCCAAGAGATCCAGAGCTACCGCCACAAGTTGGCATCGCCGTTTGGTAGCTGTGAATATGATCCCCTGGTCCGTTTCGTTTTCCAGCAGTTGCGTCTGAAGGATGTGCACGAGGTACGGCAGGTGTACATGCTGCGGTAGGAAGAGGTAGTGTTGTTTGAGTTCCAGATCCCGGAACGAAGCCTCCTGACCCTTTGTGACGTCGAAGAAGTGAAACTGAACACCCTTGAATGAGTCACATAGCGCTCGTATAGCCTTTGTTATGGTGGCTGAGAAGAGATACGTAATCCTCCCTTCCTTGGTCGAGGGGAGGCAGCTGATGACCTTTTGCAAAGGTGCCTCGAATGACTGGTGCAGCAGTATATCTGCCTCGTCAAACACTAAGTACTTGACCTTTGCAAATACTTTTGCGATATTGCGTTCCTTCACGTCCACCTGCTCGGCCAACCTGCCTGGAGTGGCTATGACGACGTGCGGCCGCGCTTCGAGTTCCAGCGACTGCTGCACGATGTCCACACCTCCCACGCACACGCATATCTTGATGTTCATCTGAACCCCAAATATGTTGAACTGGTCTCCGATCTGGAATGCGAGCTCCCTTGATCCTGTGAGTACGAGGCCGAATACCCCGTAGGGATCTTTGGATAGTGCGATAAGTATGGGCCAACAGAAGCATATTGTTTTACCCGTTCCGGTCTGCGCACAGCCTATAACGTTATCGCCCTTGAGCGCCGCTGGTAAGCACAGCTCTTGGATTTTGGTCGGCGTGGTGATTCTGAGGCTGGCTGCCAAATCTATAAGCCACTCCGGAACCCCAAGTTCCTTGAAAGTCTTGCCAACAACCTTCGCATCATGTACAACCAGCTTTTCCTCGTCGGTGTTAGACACCTTTGCTTCTTTGTGTACATGTAGTTTCTTGCGTGGCTTGACCTCGGCTACAAGTTGCAACGGTTTGCTGTTGACATCTTCCAGAACCCAGCTTGACGCTTCCTGCTCTTGGACGTCACGTTTGACCTTGTCTTGTCCCATGGTTGATCACTGCTGCGTACGagcctcatcgctcctgcCTGCTGGGCATGATGAGCTATAATAACCGCGAATTACGCCTCGCTTATGACCACATATTGACGTAATTTGACGTCATTTGTTGATGTGTACCCATCTGCGATAATTTCTGCCTGAGGTGATCGCCGTTGCTTGTGCCTTCCATACCCGCGGCTCGGCTCATCACAAAATGTAATTTCACCCTACCGACATAGGCGACCACTTTTTTCCAGATCGTATTGGATTCTGTTTTATGCGCGTCTGTGGTGTGTTTCTGGAGCCAGTTTTTCACCATGGCGATAAGTGAGTTTTGCGCGGTGTCAAGTCACGGTTTTTCAGGGACTCAGTACGAGAACAGTAACGAAGTTGGTGTGTTTGCCACACTTACTAACTCCTACGCGCTTGTGACGTTGGGTAGTTCGTGCAATTTCGCAAGCGTGTTCGAGGCGGAGCTTTTGCCGCAGATCCCGGTGGTCCACACGACCATAGGCGGCACCCGTGTCGTCGGGAGTGTTTCAGTTGGTAGGTTGAGTTCACAATAGCCGTTATAACCGCCTGTCCGTATTCATGTTGTCCAGGAAACCGCAAGGGTCTCCTTGTCTCGAGCATTTGCACCGACACCGAGctgcgccacctgcgcaatTCGCTGCCAGATGCGGTAGAAATTCGGCGCATAGACGACCGCCTGTCGGCCCTAGGGAACGTGATTACGTGCAACGACTATGTGGGTCTCATCCACGTGGACATGGACAAGGAGACCGAGGAGATCGTGGAGGACGTGCTGGGAATCGAGGTGTTCCGCAGTTCTATCGCAGGGAACGCGCTGATCGGGAGTTATTGCCGTTTCCAGAACAAGGGAGGTCTGGTTCACGTGAAGACCACCACCGACGAGATGGAGGAGCTGTCGCAGCTGCTTCAGATTCCCCTGACCTCCGGGACGATAAACCGGGGTTCGGACGTGATTGGCGGAGGTTGGTGGCACATTTGTCGTTTCATGGCTGTTCAGGACTGATTGCAAACGACTGGGTAGCGTTTTGTGGAATGTCTACAACTGCCACGGAGATTGCGACGGTGGAGCGCATTTTCCAGCTGTCGCGTCCAACGGAGCTGGACTCTTCGGTCACCGACTCACACACGCTACGCAA
This genomic stretch from Babesia bigemina genome assembly Bbig001, chromosome : III harbors:
- a CDS encoding ThiF family protein, putative, giving the protein MILFPPVVRRVDNVTAPPTLLSLTLRLWVATAVISAVHAGRWNRRPFEKQLSAHFGGGRLCSINHRSCKDVPAAPGCPPRQLEQIKQNDGYNSRFSRVSMVVSDEGVESLRQSRVLLVGASKVSSEIITHLLRSGVGAVEIWDAESGRSKDVVSQALLLQPDANLKLLEKEPDYDKLCHHAVIFVDQSVHKAIEVNKVARNKKKFIYVTSIGVYGLVLSDFGDQHRVQATSDMQNAEHQATLSTGGEHSAIDVSADKDILQYAPGDIIRISLPKYLMHDNEGDAIDTDRLIIDTQVLKVEPISDQAIKIFINADTRGWPKCGFYVRKLHTPTTFRFVALGNLVKGLFGTKPGLWESFLRLFRENTISPARLVIAPAEENAFNEKVAAVAAALMAAQGSRTQPTGDNEEVNDTWFAESCKMLYPNVDERVIKTFSTLRHIEAPAIVTLLGSLAAQEAIKGLTSMFTPADVIVVDRSDIFPKNGVGISIGDAKAHIQLPNKCGYLLVGAGALGCEYLKMLARMGVEHVTVLDDDVVDVSNLTRQNLFTLADVGSNKAEAAVKNLQRITNRSLPNYTPKGIAFTEKFRMASNSSVKNTIFLSAVDNIHARLLMDNYAVENSHIFVEAGIHGMQCSTFISVPYFTETYSSTVGSEASLDAGASCSVKGVPKTIEDAVFYAIELYSWLFKEQHDVFYKFYINPLGTIRSALQLGEKHFVNVIESIVGNSQLLSSTITPHEWASKAYAAHFKLDLPLKKMLIDAMANVKRRAMRSVRLCPRRQLDYPNTLMKSAVSIIESHFKAMKIPINDRKFIMCVDAVKRLFADVGVTKLLRQEGKLELQPLSFNENDGSDRMYLFAASNMRAYNFGIGQKDMSTIVKMAKRIVPAISTTVGIAASMAMLEVYKAIPLIDDVPVKDGQVPWGMLSKETIKESNISYAKSDGHLWFAVDHNSSGLLALSKIVASLRLVDYQRNKNIQHGLRNHFFNLSIMKYIANHANFPELSEVSSEMALLKGVVFSAWDYITIQKMAVAPTLTNAIRLPIEEKEHRKLTLGDLVFLVEKLFDAKSDAVYGFGTFVTLSEGNLHESVQDVFHIRDASVLRVIARDSKTQQPTDLPHIIYRP
- a CDS encoding DEAD/DEAH box helicase family protein, putative, which translates into the protein MGQDKVKRDVQEQEASSWVLEDVNSKPLQLVAEVKPRKKLHVHKEAKVSNTDEEKLVVHDAKVVGKTFKELGVPEWLIDLAASLRITTPTKIQELCLPAALKGDNVIGCAQTGTGKTICFCWPILIALSKDPYGVFGLVLTGSRELAFQIGDQFNIFGVQMNIKICVCVGGVDIVQQSLELEARPHVVIATPGRLAEQVDVKERNIAKVFAKVKYLVFDEADILLHQSFEAPLQKVISCLPSTKEGRITYLFSATITKAIRALCDSFKGVQFHFFDVTKGQEASFRDLELKQHYLFLPQHVHLPYLVHILQTQLLENETDQGIIFTATKRRCQLVAVALDLLDFKATCIHSLMKQRKRNACLAKFRTGVSKILVATDLVARGIDIQAVSFVVNLDFPGTTEDYIHRVGRTARSGKSGVAISFIDEDDVEKLKKVEEDAKVTLTKLEVDDSQAVKLLNKVSIATQRARVYLQENNYLQDK
- a CDS encoding translation initiation factor eIF-6 family protein, putative, with product MAIRTQYENSNEVGVFATLTNSYALVTLGSSCNFASVFEAELLPQIPVVHTTIGGTRVVGSVSVGNRKGLLVSSICTDTELRHLRNSLPDAVEIRRIDDRLSALGNVITCNDYVGLIHVDMDKETEEIVEDVLGIEVFRSSIAGNALIGSYCRFQNKGGLVHVKTTTDEMEELSQLLQIPLTSGTINRGSDVIGGGLIANDWVAFCGMSTTATEIATVERIFQLSRPTELDSSVTDSHTLRNALIDTLI